GGGCGCTGCAGGCCGGCACCCGCTTCGACGACGACTTCGTCCACTTCCGGCACAAGCACGGCTCGTACTGGCGGTGGGTCCGGCCCGTCTTCGAGGGGGCGACCCGGTCGGCCGCCAACGCCCGCATCGAGTTCCGCCCGCTGCCGGCCCAGCCGACCGTCGACGACGCCGTCGGCTGTATGGCCGTCTTCGCCGGCCTGATGGAGAGTCTCCCCCGGCTGGAACACCCCATCCAGTCCCTGGACTGGGAGACGGCGAAGGAGAACTTCTACGCGGCCGCCCGCGACGGCCTGCGGGCCGACATGGAGTGGATCACCGCCGACGGCGCGACGACGACTGCCACCGACGAGCTGTACGGCGAACTCTTCGCCCACGCCCGCGACGGCCTCGAACAGCGCGGCCTCTCGACGGAGGAGGCCCACGGCTACATCGCGCCGCTGCGCGAGCGAGTCGACAGGCGGCTCACGCCCGCCCGCTGGAAACACGACTTCGTGCGCCGCCAGGTCGAGGAGAACGTGCCGCTGGCGGAGGCCATCTGGGGGATGCAGGCGGCCTACATCAGCCGCCAGCGCGAGACGCTGCTCGAGGGCAGTTTCGTCGACTGGTTCGAGTAGTCAGGCGACCGACTCGACGTAGTCGACGGCCGCTTCGGGCGTCTCGACGTGTTCGATGCCGGTCAGACCCTCGACGTGGTGGGTGCCGAGGCCGGCGACCGGGCGGCCGTAGTCCAGGGCGTGACCCAGTTCCGAGAGCGTGCCGCTCTTGCCGTCGACGGCGATGACGGCGTCGCCGTTCAACACCACGAGGACGTTCCGGGCGTTGCCCATCCCCGTGGCGACGCTGGTCTCGACGAACTCGTTTGCCCCGTGGCGGTCGTCGCCGGGGAGGATGCCGATGGTGTGGCCGCCGGCCTCGCTGGCACCGTCACAGACGGCCTCCATGACGCCCGAGAGGCCGCCACAGACCACCTCGTGGCCGCGCTCGCCGAGGAGCGTGCCGACCCGGCGTGCCTGCTGGTACTGTGCCGCGGTGACGACGGACCCGCCGATGACAGAGACGCGCATGGGCGGTCTTCGACGGGGAGCGAGAAAAGAATGGAGGCCGCGATCAGACCTGCTCGAGCCACTCCTCGGCCCGTGCGGGCGAGGCGTTCGTGATCTCGCCCAGCGCGGCGGCGTCGTGCTCGGCGAGGTCCGCGACGGTCTCGATGCCGGCGTCGCGGAGCCGGTCGGCGTAGGTCGGGCCGATGCCGTCGATGGTCTGGACGTCCCGGACCGACGGGTCGGTGTCCGCGTCGTCGCTCTCGTCGTCCGCGACGTCGTCCGCGACCTCTTCGACGGCTTCCGCGGCCGCCTCGCTCGGGGATTCGACTTCGATGTCGACCCCGTCGCCGTCGTTGCGGTCCTTGTACCACTGGGCGACCTCCGGCCAGAGGTCGGCGTGGGTCGAGGAGGACACCGACAGCCCGATGTGGCCCGTCGAGAACTCGATGGTGGTCGTGTCCTCGCTCGGGATGGCGTCGGTGAAGGGCTTCGAGGACTCCGGCGGGATGAGGTGGTCGTACTCGCCCATCAGCTGGAGGACGGGCATCGTGAGGTTCTCCAGGTCGACGTGCTTGCCGTCCAGTTCCAGCTCGTTCTTGTAGAGCTTGTTGTCCTGGTAGATGTCCTCCAGGAACTGGACGTAGGTGTCGCCGGCGACGTCGATGCCGTCGCCGAGCCACTTCTCCATCCGGCCGAAGTTCTCGACGAAGTCCTCGTTCTCCAGGTTCTCGGCCAGGCGGATGTACTTCGAGACGTAGTTGTCGACGGGGTCCATCAGCGCGAAGCCGATGTCGAGCATCTCCGCCGGGACGTTGCCGAAGGTGTCGGTGACGTCGCTCGGGGAGTAGTACTCCTCGGAGCCCCACTCCTCCAGGACGCCGCCGGTCTGGTCGAAACAGAGGCCGGCGGCCATCAGGCCCAGCGCGTTGACCTTCTCGGCGTGGAGCGCAGTGTACATCACCGACATGGTGCCGCCCATGCAGTAGCCAAGGATGTTGATGGCGTCCTGGCCCGAGCGCTCGCGGACCTCGTCGACGCAGTTGTCCATGTAGCGGTTGACGTAGTCGTCCAGCGTCAGGTGCTGGTCGAGCCGGGAGGGCTCGTTCCAGTCGATGAGGTAGACGTCGTGGCCCGCCTCGAGCAGGCGCCGCACCACCGACCGTTCCTCCTGTAAGTCGAGGATGTACGGTCGGTTGATGAGCGCGTAGACGATGAGGATGGGCACGTCCTGTTTGTCTTCCTCGGCGACGTCGATGCCGGCGGCCTCGGCGTCGTAGTGGAGGAGTTCGAGCTTGTTCTCCTCGTAGACGACGTCGCTCGGCGTCTGGCCGACCTCGACGGACTCCATCAGCTCGAGGCGCTCGTCGGCGACCTCGCTGGTCTCGACGGCCTCGCGCATCGCGTCCAGGGACTTGGACTGCCAGTCCAGCGCGGCCGCGAACGGGTTGGATGGGTCACTCGACATGGTCTAGTCCTCGAGGTGCTCGAGGATGCGGTCGAGCTTCTGTTCGACGGCGTGTTGGCGCCGTTCCAGCTCGACGAGGCGCTCGGCAACCTCGTCGACGTCGTCGCGGGTCGGGAAGCCAAGCTGGGCGATGGTGTCCTGGCTCATCTCGTCGGCCTGCTGTTGCATCTCCATCATGGACTCGACCAGCTGGCCGTTGGCCGCGGCGAACGCGGACGTGCTCATCACGTGCTTGAACGCCTCGTTGGCCGACTGGAGCCAGATGTCCCGGAACTCCGCGGGGTCGACGTCCTGGCCCTGGGCCGCGTCGGCCGAGCGCTCGACCATCCGGTCGGCGGCGTCGAGCCACTCCTCGTAGGCCCGGTTGTAGCCCTGCAGCCCCTCGCTCAGCTCGTCCTGCTGGGGCATGCTGTCCTCGACGGCGTCGGCCCAGGATTCGACGAACGCGGCCTGTGCCTTCATGTTCTGTTCCATCGAGTCGACGACCGCGTCGTTCATCTCCTCGACCATCTCGGTCCACTCGTCCTGCATCTGGTTTGTATCACTCATTTGTTGTAATTGGCGGGTACGCGCACAAAAAACGGCTGGTTCGTTGTTACGCCTCGACGTCGACGTCGACGGCGTCGGCGGCCTGGGCCTGGACTTCTTCGAC
The DNA window shown above is from Haloarcula halobia and carries:
- a CDS encoding TIGR00725 family protein — protein: MRVSVIGGSVVTAAQYQQARRVGTLLGERGHEVVCGGLSGVMEAVCDGASEAGGHTIGILPGDDRHGANEFVETSVATGMGNARNVLVVLNGDAVIAVDGKSGTLSELGHALDYGRPVAGLGTHHVEGLTGIEHVETPEAAVDYVESVA
- the phaC gene encoding class III poly(R)-hydroxyalkanoic acid synthase subunit PhaC, which translates into the protein MSSDPSNPFAAALDWQSKSLDAMREAVETSEVADERLELMESVEVGQTPSDVVYEENKLELLHYDAEAAGIDVAEEDKQDVPILIVYALINRPYILDLQEERSVVRRLLEAGHDVYLIDWNEPSRLDQHLTLDDYVNRYMDNCVDEVRERSGQDAINILGYCMGGTMSVMYTALHAEKVNALGLMAAGLCFDQTGGVLEEWGSEEYYSPSDVTDTFGNVPAEMLDIGFALMDPVDNYVSKYIRLAENLENEDFVENFGRMEKWLGDGIDVAGDTYVQFLEDIYQDNKLYKNELELDGKHVDLENLTMPVLQLMGEYDHLIPPESSKPFTDAIPSEDTTTIEFSTGHIGLSVSSSTHADLWPEVAQWYKDRNDGDGVDIEVESPSEAAAEAVEEVADDVADDESDDADTDPSVRDVQTIDGIGPTYADRLRDAGIETVADLAEHDAAALGEITNASPARAEEWLEQV
- a CDS encoding poly(R)-hydroxyalkanoic acid synthase subunit PhaE, with amino-acid sequence MSDTNQMQDEWTEMVEEMNDAVVDSMEQNMKAQAAFVESWADAVEDSMPQQDELSEGLQGYNRAYEEWLDAADRMVERSADAAQGQDVDPAEFRDIWLQSANEAFKHVMSTSAFAAANGQLVESMMEMQQQADEMSQDTIAQLGFPTRDDVDEVAERLVELERRQHAVEQKLDRILEHLED